A single genomic interval of Nostoc commune NIES-4072 harbors:
- a CDS encoding type II toxin-antitoxin system VapC family toxin, translating to MIILDTNVLSELMKPKKAELVRSWAAQQSLMSLFTTTITQAEILYGIALLPVGKRREELSQAAQLMFSEDFAGRVLPFDQAAAVAFANIASQRRHNGTPISQSDAQIAAICYTHTATIATRNFSDFEGCGISIINPWEVSSR from the coding sequence ATGATTATTCTTGATACAAATGTGTTGTCAGAATTAATGAAGCCTAAAAAGGCTGAACTAGTTCGTAGTTGGGCTGCTCAACAATCGTTAATGAGTCTGTTTACCACAACAATCACTCAAGCAGAAATTCTCTATGGTATCGCTTTACTCCCTGTGGGAAAACGACGAGAAGAACTTAGTCAAGCAGCACAACTGATGTTCTCAGAAGATTTCGCTGGGCGTGTTCTTCCTTTTGATCAAGCTGCTGCTGTAGCTTTTGCTAATATTGCGTCTCAAAGAAGACACAATGGTACTCCTATTTCCCAATCTGATGCTCAGATTGCAGCTATTTGTTACACCCATACAGCAACCATAGCAACACGCAATTTCTCTGACTTTGAAGGGTGTGGTATTTCTATTATTAATCCTTGGGAAGTCTCCAGCAGATAG
- a CDS encoding nitrogen fixation protein NifZ, whose protein sequence is MQRDELELNLPPAFEIGEKVRVRKLLKNDGTFPGKEVGQVLVNKGDIGYIASIGTYLQTSYIYAVHFLETGFVVGCKKKELESVEESHESNATDE, encoded by the coding sequence ATGCAACGTGATGAATTAGAGCTAAACTTGCCACCTGCTTTTGAAATTGGTGAAAAAGTCAGAGTTCGGAAACTGCTTAAGAACGATGGTACTTTTCCTGGTAAAGAAGTTGGGCAAGTTTTAGTGAACAAAGGAGATATCGGCTACATAGCGAGTATAGGCACATATTTGCAGACTTCCTATATATATGCTGTGCATTTCTTAGAAACAGGGTTCGTCGTCGGCTGTAAGAAAAAAGAACTAGAATCGGTTGAGGAGTCTCATGAAAGTAATGCTACGGATGAATGA
- a CDS encoding AbiU2 domain-containing protein codes for MTVTSEELGKLLDGIANNLVHASIHNRLHTNLCKASEEYNYEMNHSPVFWQLTINAHATTTILMLCRVYDTHKDSLNLKKLLNIISANSKLFEKDNFCERIKDRQFIDELSQIPRVPDHKIITRDIEYVSEETNPLVKKLSEFRDKQVAHTDRRSILDASLNINTVLWGEVEELLSRGIEIFNTYEGLFRASSWVSYMPGEEDYQRVLKSVRQTNIMR; via the coding sequence ATGACAGTCACCAGCGAGGAACTGGGAAAATTACTAGATGGGATTGCCAATAATCTCGTACATGCATCCATACATAATCGCTTGCATACAAACCTATGTAAAGCAAGCGAAGAATATAATTATGAAATGAATCATTCTCCTGTATTTTGGCAACTGACAATTAATGCTCATGCCACAACTACAATCCTTATGTTATGTAGAGTATATGATACTCACAAAGATAGTTTAAATCTTAAAAAACTACTTAATATTATTTCAGCAAATTCTAAATTATTTGAGAAAGATAATTTTTGTGAAAGAATCAAAGACAGACAATTTATAGATGAATTATCTCAAATACCAAGAGTGCCAGATCATAAAATTATTACACGAGATATAGAATATGTCAGCGAAGAAACTAATCCTCTTGTTAAAAAATTAAGTGAGTTTAGAGATAAACAGGTTGCCCACACAGATAGACGGTCTATTCTTGACGCTAGCCTGAATATTAATACTGTTTTATGGGGAGAAGTAGAAGAGCTTCTTTCAAGAGGGATAGAAATTTTTAATACCTATGAAGGACTCTTTAGAGCTTCGTCATGGGTTTCATATATGCCTGGTGAAGAAGATTACCAGAGAGTTTTGAAGTCTGTAAGACAGACAAATATAATGAGGTAG
- a CDS encoding FitA-like ribbon-helix-helix domain-containing protein: MNKITISNLDDDIKYRLQERAEKSGRSLEEEAKEILRMALIENHEQPLNLANMIEQRFANLGDFELPEIPREPIRTVSTFEE; encoded by the coding sequence ATGAATAAAATCACTATATCTAATCTTGATGATGACATCAAATATCGTCTACAAGAACGAGCAGAAAAATCTGGTCGTTCTCTCGAAGAAGAAGCTAAAGAAATTCTTCGTATGGCTCTAATAGAAAATCACGAACAGCCCTTAAACTTAGCTAATATGATTGAGCAGCGTTTTGCAAATTTGGGAGACTTTGAATTACCAGAAATTCCTAGAGAACCTATTCGCACCGTATCAACGTTTGAAGAATGA
- the nifT gene encoding putative nitrogen fixation protein NifT, with the protein MKVMLRMNDAGTLVVYVAKKDLEEEVVKQTDGNDGKVLTLANGWELEFRDLPDTANLPQTVEAKRLA; encoded by the coding sequence ATGAAAGTAATGCTACGGATGAATGATGCCGGTACTTTAGTAGTTTACGTTGCTAAAAAAGACCTTGAAGAAGAAGTCGTCAAACAAACCGATGGAAATGATGGCAAAGTTCTCACCCTAGCAAATGGTTGGGAATTAGAATTTCGTGATTTGCCAGATACAGCAAATTTACCTCAAACTGTAGAAGCTAAACGACTCGCTTAA
- a CDS encoding Uma2 family endonuclease: MSLTTAKRFTIAEYHRLVELGFFEENERVELIKGEIIQMAAKGTPHSVCETRLERELYKLVGDRATLRGQQPITLSNNSEPEPDRVIAINRDDDYLANHPSPSDILLLIEIADSSLKYDQEEKLAIYAEAGISDYWIFNLVDHYLECYSEPYQTLQVKFGYRRKFIYLPNESVKLPCFPDLVVDLFKVFPVNL; this comes from the coding sequence ATGAGCCTTACCACTGCTAAACGCTTTACTATAGCTGAATATCACCGTCTAGTTGAACTCGGCTTCTTTGAGGAGAATGAGCGAGTTGAGCTAATTAAGGGTGAAATAATCCAGATGGCAGCAAAAGGCACACCGCACTCTGTTTGTGAAACACGCCTAGAACGAGAATTATATAAGCTAGTAGGCGATCGCGCAACCCTGCGAGGGCAACAACCAATTACTTTGTCTAACAACAGTGAGCCTGAACCAGATAGAGTAATTGCAATAAATAGAGATGATGACTATCTAGCAAATCATCCCAGCCCATCTGATATTTTACTCTTAATTGAGATTGCCGATTCATCCTTAAAATATGATCAAGAGGAAAAGCTAGCTATTTATGCAGAAGCAGGTATCTCTGATTATTGGATATTTAATTTAGTAGATCATTATCTGGAGTGCTACAGCGAACCTTATCAAACTTTGCAAGTTAAATTTGGTTATCGCCGCAAGTTTATTTATCTGCCAAACGAATCAGTTAAGCTGCCCTGTTTTCCTGATTTAGTTGTGGATTTATTTAAGGTGTTTCCAGTTAATTTATAA
- a CDS encoding (2Fe-2S) ferredoxin domain-containing protein has translation MGNKYLTLSELNLEGQLLGFVGGEPGKYKYLQLAVPSGNVEIKLPKELRRLLSSSLVPGQKVRVCGHSEVDSRTSKIKIKAYRVIPIDACPKQDLPPQMKARIMVCQKGGCLKRGGKGLLSELEKTLCDRGLLDKVTIEHTSCQKCCSSAPNCVLHLGKKKYKNIHPEAIASLLESHLTE, from the coding sequence ATGGGTAATAAGTATTTGACGTTATCAGAATTGAACCTTGAGGGACAGTTACTAGGTTTTGTTGGTGGTGAACCAGGAAAATATAAATATTTGCAATTGGCAGTTCCATCTGGAAATGTGGAAATTAAATTGCCTAAAGAGTTACGCCGTTTACTAAGTTCATCCTTAGTTCCTGGACAAAAAGTTCGCGTTTGTGGTCATAGTGAGGTAGACTCACGCACAAGTAAAATAAAAATTAAAGCCTATCGGGTGATACCAATTGATGCATGTCCAAAGCAAGATTTACCACCTCAAATGAAAGCGAGGATTATGGTATGTCAAAAGGGCGGTTGCCTCAAACGTGGTGGTAAAGGTTTATTATCAGAGTTAGAAAAAACTTTGTGCGATCGCGGTTTGTTAGACAAAGTTACCATTGAACATACGAGTTGTCAAAAATGCTGTAGCAGCGCTCCCAACTGTGTTTTACACCTTGGTAAAAAGAAATACAAGAATATTCATCCAGAAGCGATCGCATCTTTGCTAGAAAGTCACTTAACAGAGTAA